From the genome of Vitis riparia cultivar Riparia Gloire de Montpellier isolate 1030 chromosome 11, EGFV_Vit.rip_1.0, whole genome shotgun sequence:
CTCCGCCGCAAGAAAAAGGATTGAAGGGAGGGGTCTTTGGTAGCCTTTGATAGCCTCCTGATAGAAAGGACTTGAAGCTTTGCAGAGTTCTTTGAAAGAACTTCTTGGTGTTAGAAAAGGAGGTTTTTAGCAGCATTGCGGCCGGTGGCAATGGCAGTACTAGCTGGCTCTGTTGGGTAAGATTGTTGTTTCCCTGCAAGAAAAGATAAAGTTTTCTTCGGGCTGCTATGGCAATGAGGGTTTCTTTATACAGAGGAGAGAGGCGGAGCCATTGATGGGTCCTTTAATCTTGATTGCTAATAGAAACAAAGGACAAAGAAGCGAAGGTGAGACTTCTTTTGTCTTCCactttattcttcttcttcacacGCTCCTTTCTTCTGTCTCTCTTCTATTCTTGCTTACTCAAATATTGCcatccctctttctctctctctctgaagaagaagaagatcacAAAGAGGACAGCTTGTGCCCGTTTCATTATATGAATTAGATACTTTCGTTTCTTTTACTTTTGATGGTGGGGTTGGTGTGTGTCCTCTTTAGAATGAAGAAAGGAGCGGATAGTTGTTGAATTGACTCCCTCTCGCCCTCTCAATCAAACCCATTCATGGCTGCTCGGCTCAGTTTTCTTAATTCGACTTTCTTCTACTACCACTACGTATACGTGTATATTTTGTTGTCTGCTTCACGTACATGTCAATGTGCGATATACCTCGCTACCATTCTCTCTCTCATTGATTGTGCCATGGTCACCTGCTTGGTTGGTGAATATAATTCTCTAGATGACCTCAAAGGGCTTTTTACTAATTTCCCTGAAGAGTATTTGTACAAGACATTGTCAATTACACGACTTCATGTACTTtcatttcaaatgttaaaagaaCAAGGAATCCCATgttgggtttttgtttttttaatgattatggCCAGTGAGAAAACATTATCATTTTGTCAGCTTTGTGCTAAAGCGTAAAAGCACttactcatacccaaaatgaTACTGAAGCCAGTGTGTCGGTTAGGATTATGACCCCACCCCCTCAAGCCCCCCTCCACTATAGCACTTCTGCAAATTAAGAACTTCCCAGTTCCCCACTTACTATTATGTCTAAAGAGTTTTGAGACGAGGGCATCGTATGATTAATTGATGAATGATGACAGAGTAGAGGCTCCAAACGCGAGCGGCTTGAAGAGAGGAGGGTCAAGGGTATGAGATAGAGACAGGTCTAATATTCGTCAAGTGTGGGCATTGAGAAAGTGGCACGCGTCCAAAAGGGTTGGAACCAGTCTCAATCGGAAGTAGAGAGTAAGTGGGAGACGGTCCCAGTGGGCATTGTCAGGGCTCATTAGTCGGAGACTCGTGCTTCTTAAGGCTACCCACTTGCCcctcttttcttcctcttctaaCTACTCTTCGACATTTTATAATGTAAGAAACCTTACTCCCATCATGTACAAGAGACTTGGGAAATCTTTCAACCTGACAGTCAAACCGATATATATAcgatttataaattattaaaatttaaaataattataaaaataaaaataataatttatatattatttaaaaattaaaattttatttaaaaatcataaaattagtttcaaattagaaattaaaattaaaatcataattttaatttaaaatttaaaattttaatatttatttgtaaataaaaaacttattttaaaataaaaaaattatttaaaatcgtaatgtttttaattttatcattaaatcATATCTCATACCATCCATATAAATCCATATAAAAGGCATTAAATCTTTTTTACTTTATCAATTAGAGTTTTGAGCTCACAATCGATATAAAATTGTAATGTTGATGTAAAgactaataaataaacaaaaaaagaaaaatttataaaaattgaatattaaacataatatcataataataaaaaatatatattaaaatgttggaaatcaagcccacgtcgccttccatcctgtgcgttcctccccatatttagcatcctctgtTTACTTCCCTTAGTGTAATATACagcctttattataattgatttaggagtaattctagtaaggtagtttattcactttccatgtaagagtttattctctttccatgtaatagtttattcactttccatgtaagagtttattctctttccatgtaagggaaattccgtccgATGATAGTGTACgaattgtctcatatctgtaggctatttatttatgctttctttcattgtaaacaaagtatcatagaatgaattgagtctatgttcctccatagttagtcttcaaattcttcataaaattatgaGGATGCACGGTGCACAGTGCACACAATCAGGTTTTTCGAAGGGACGCTTTGACTGTTGGGGGTGGGTTTAATATGCCGAGAAGGGGCTTTGCGGGGGGATGGTTGCAGCGGTGTAACGGCTGAGGAGACCGCCGGTGGGAGTTGGCGTCGATGTCATAGCGCATTGGGGGCGACAACTTCTTCACCGTCGATGCAAATGGAGAAGGAGGGTTGCAGTTGTTTTCATATGCTTCAAAATGACATCATTTTGAtactacaaatttttttaaaaaaaaattaattgaattgtCCGGTTCTGATGGAACTGGTTGGTTCGTTGGTTAGACCATCGGTTCAACATATTCGATTCTAGTTCAATCTATTTTTGGCCCAATTGATCGGACCGGACCGAAACCATGACCGGCTGATCTGAtccgatttttaaaatcatgcaTTTTTCTCTCTTAATTTCATAGATGTAATCCGATCTGAAgccttcttctcaattttttattcctcCCATTGCAGGTGATACATGGGTTCAAGTACCCATAAGATAAGTAATTGAATTGGCCCCAGAGCTGCAACAGCCTATTGGGGAATGAACATATAGAGGGTGTTACTGAATACTGGTAGTGACTTGTCCCATGAACATAGTAAATTGAATAAAGCATTTAAATCCTATATAAAATATGGTTcccattgaagaagaaaataaagctAATGTGGAAGCACTCGAAAAAAGTCTCGAGTTCCAATGTTGAACCTTGAAACCCATATTGCAATCTCCCAAGGGTTTAGCTGGCATGTGGAAAAAGGAGATTTAGTAATGACAGCTAGCTTTCCAGGGTCTTTATAAGACATTTTCATGgttgagctaattaattaagttttgaCCCTAGTCGTTCACCAAACCCTATCCCAAATGTATAGGAATCCAGTTCACTCAAGTGGGCTTAACAGCTGTAATCTCAACATATTTCTCTGCTTGTCACCATCTTATGATTGGGAATCAACAACCACAAGGTCAAAACCCCTTTGTACAGTTGGTCATTGGAATTTTGTACTTACTTCCCACACGATTTTTATTTGGACAAGGGTTTTTTTTCCCACTCTGGACCTAGGTTAACCAAGCCCAAGTGACATGCCCACTAGATTTGATAATGGATATCGGTTCAAGGGCCCAGgaaacaagagagagagagagagagagagagagcgagccCAAAAGAGGGCAGCAATAATTAATAAGAAGGCCAGCTTTCCAACAAAACGTCACAGCCATTACTGACATTCTTGAATAAATACATTCCATTTGGGTATATATGCCTTAGGAAATTCGCTTTTGCTCTTCAATTGAAAAGGTGGTGTTTATAGAATGTTACAGAGACCTCACATGCATCTCTCCCTTTCTCTACCCATCTCATTATATGTGTAACACGTTATGAAACATAACTATCAAGTTCAGACACAAGGCAATAAATAAGCTCCATACCACACAGCACACAAGCACAGTGCCACACAAAATTAGCAAGGCCTTGGTTTATTCTGTCTGCAGAGACCCTCGACACCTCTCCGCCGTTTCCTCATCCCACtgttccttctctttcatttcaCCTTTTTTAAGCCACCATACCCACTTTGTCCCCATTTCTTTGAAACAGACGTATCAGTTCCCAGTTTCGACAGCTTTTTGGAATGGAAAGTTTCTGTGAACTCTGACCTCTGCCTTCCAGACCTCTAATTAATGCCCCATCTCACAAACCATCTCTCTGTACTCCCATTTGAAACTTACCCATTAGCCACTTACTTATCTTGTGTATATGTTGGATTATCAATCCTGggttttttcattaatttagtAACAACTTATTTGAATTTCACAGCAAGATGGGCCACATGCTTTGATTTTGATTGCACTAGGGAACCAAAGCTGTTGAATTTGGTTATTGAAAAAAGTAAGATAATGGGGGAAGGACGCTATACTACAAAGTGAAACTCTGTTCGATGTTAGGGTGGTGGGGTGTGGTTCCTGTTCTACCATGTAATGGAAACAAATGGGGTATAGTAATTAAATGGATTTGGTTAATAATCCAAAACAGAAAAAAGGCATACCTAATACATTATGACATATTTTGTCTCTTTTATGGGCCAACACTACTTTAAATTTGGTTGTTTGTCTACAGGCTTCAGGCCAatcatatggctgaaacattTGAAtgatgggttttttttcttgtggAGGACTGATTGAGAATCTATACTACTGCGCCTACATGATGCAGAAGTTGGAGTGTAGTGAATTTTTAGAGGAATGaatgaagtttttctttttttaaaaaaaaaaacaaattaattatgggttcatcatcatcacttcaaTCATGTTTTGGTATTCAAACTTACAGTGGAAGCTGTTATCTTTTGCTTTGCTATTAGTTTATAGCAGATAAGTGGCTCATGGGGACAAAATAGAACCATTAATTAAGTTAGAGAGATGGAAAGATGGTTGGAGACAAGTTAGGAAATGTAGAcaagaaaattggattttgtattcgaaaataaattaacaaaaaaaaaaatagtagaccaataaatcaaataattaattaatataataataagagaAATGGAAGTAaactattcttttatttttctttcttgcacTCTTCTACTTCACACATGGTAaggatagaaaattttcatactcttttttttttttttaatgttttttgtggggatttttttttttttcaaaagtctAACCTAAGAAAAACTGATGAGGACAAGCTGTTAAGTTATGTTTGTTTTCTAGcattttcttttgaaacaaacaatcaatcactTGCACTTGTATCCATCTTTCGATTTCAAAAGTTTAAGAAACGTCCATAACTCTGTCGCTACTGGTTTCCTtctaaaaatctttttcaaaagacTAAAACAAACTGCCACAATTCTTCTCTCcaccttcctttcttcttcttcttcttcttcttctggttCATGTTTTGGATACATGGTACCTTGTCTCTTTCATGAAAAGAGCAAGCAAACAGGAAGATAATGgggatgatatatatatatatgtgaaaaAGCAATAAcccaaagagagaaaatggaagatgAACCATTTAGTACAGTAAATAACAGTTAGAAAGCAGTCTAAGCATTACAGATTACAGAAAACAGGTAACAGTTTTCTTTTTAAGACCAGTTAGAGAAGAGAGCTTCCCAAATCTCTGTGAAAACTTCAATGATGATCCTATGATGATGAGAAGAGTTCAAAGACAGAAAGCACTGCAACAGTTGCTCCAGATCTTTAGCTGCAAATATCTGTTTCTCCACAATCATTTCCACCATTGATGTCCTGAAATCACTGTACGGATCACTGGACCTCTTCACCACTGCAAAGCTATCTTTCACTTTCCCTTCCAATGGCAGTACGTTAGTTTCCTGATGACAAGAACCCTTGTTTATTGCACCTCTTCTACGCCGGCTCCGCTGGTTTCTGCGGAGAGACCGGCGTTTCTGGGACTCGGATGAATCCGAGGAGAGACTCTTTGACGAGAATAGAGTCTCTGTTTCGTCCTCTCTCTCGTCTTCGCTGCTAAACCAGCCACCACGGACAAAACCGCCATTGGTGTCTGCAGAAGATGAGCTGAACATGTAATTAATCTCTCTGATCTTGTTCTTTTTCACGTgggccttcttcttcttcttcttctttgatcTCTTCTCTTTCGATCCAAATTCTTGAACGTTGTAGAACGCATTCAAAGGCGATGCAGGTGACGCAGGAGGACACTTACGTCCCTCAGCATCCCCACAACCGAAAACCGAACATCGCTCCGATACTTTTCGTCTTGGAAGCACCTTCTGGGCCACAATACAGCTGCGTTCGATCATTTCACATCTTTCTGGACATCTGGGTCTGCACATAGACGGAAAGGGTCGAGGTTTGGGAGATGACACTTCCATCATTTGGAAGCTCTGGTGTTGGTTGTGAGCTACGAACACCGGTTTTTCCATAACGTCCGATATGATAACATCTGACATGCTCCGGGGCCGACAGGATCCGAATGAACCGCGAAACATGCGAGAGATTCGTAGTTTGAATCGGTTCTCCATGAgggtgagagagaaagagaaagagaggtgGATTTTGGATACTTGGATTGCGTATAAATACCAAGAAACTCAAAGTGGAAGGGGcttttatgatattatcaataCTGTCTGATGGTACTTTTTGCTGttctttgtcttcttctttGTCTCAATTAAAGATGAGGTTTTGGtactatattattattattaatttttcatttcaattcaaatataaaaactagGGTAGTGAGAAAGTGGATGGGGTATTGTATtcaaggaagagaagaaaggatGAAGGATACAATCATCAAAGACCTACCTTATTCGggaatttaatttattctatgTTTGGTTACTATGTAAACACCTACCTACCATCTCTCGTGGTATGTATCAGGGAATTGGGGAATGAAGGGACCACTGCCCCACTTATTTAACTCAAAATGCAACTCTTGTGTTGgttcttttcaaattcaaattctgtGCATtgtatttgaaaaagaattatGAGCTCAAGGGTTTTGACTCTTTGGTTGTCAATTTTTGGCATAGGCCCAACAGATCTCACAAACTATAGAAGGGTGCATGTGGTCCATTTAGAATTGGATGCTCCACCAACCCTTTTTGAGGGTGAGGATTATTTCCCATGTTGGGAGTTGCATATATCATGGAGATTTTGTATtgtataatgaaaaaatatatcatgATTCAACTACTTGTCCTCCATGGTGCCCTTTTGCAGTGTAGTCCAAGTACAAATGCGGTGATTTTTCCTCATTTTGGTCCCTTCTCCAACAGGCAATATGCAAGGGAAAGATTCCCACTAACATTCAACTTGTGGgaaactttttttcttccccacaaGTGATGGGTTTTCAATTTTAAGTGATGGGGTTATCCAGATTTTGAATGTTCTAAGAAAAGACaaatactatatatatgaaGCATGGTGAGTCAATGGGAACCAAACAATGGAGAAGAGAAAATCCTCAGTGTGTAGTCAATTACATTTCCTATGAAGCCACCATCTTTACAAGCCATATCAAAGGATTCGGAGATCGAGACACGTGAAGAGTAGGATCTTCCCCCCAGATATCAAAGCCCATACAGTGATCATTCCGTGAAAAGGCTAATATCTAATCTTTGATTCGCTTTAGAAGTAATTTTTCGTCTTCTACCCGTATATTAAGGAGAGATTAGCGCTGAATACCCATATATGAGATGTGAGGATTAAGTATATAGGGAAGAACAAAGGCAAAGGCAATGTGTCACCTTTTCCATGTTTCATGCTGTCAAATTTTATAATCcacatacaaaaaaaatttctagtgggtttttttatcaaatgaaatcTTGTCAACATGCTGTTGTCTGGTTCAAAGTTCTGCGTTGGTTAAAATACAAATGAAGAGGCCTAAAGCTTTGGCTCACCGAGAAATTGATTAGAGAGTGCCCCATCTCAATTCCCCAAAAgggggggaggggagggggggcCATATATCCTTGGAAGCATAAGGTCAAGGGCTCTCCCTCTCACACACACAATGAGAGAATCTTCAGTCTTAGAAACTTCCAAGCAATACAAAAAAGCATCAAAAGAGTGAAACCCGATCTTTCCCTTCACTCCAAAAGCCCTTACCAAAAGCTAACAGACAGTTTTGATAAGTTGGATTCAGCTTTTCAAGTTGATATTAGCTGAGTGACAAGAGGATACAAACCATTGCCCATGACATAGATTTCCTGAGCTAGCTGTTGCTGGCTTTGATGGCTCAAAAGGGCTCTGAAAATTTCAAACCCCATCCCTGAAGGGGGGTGCTGGGGTGAGGGGGCTGATTTCCATGTGGATTATGACTTTTGGCAAGGTCATTTTAGTACCAATTTTCATGTGAACTTGTCTCTTATCCTTGGCTTTAACTACAATAATTCTCCAAAACATACATGAACTTACCATAATTACGACCTTTCATGGAATAATATTCAAGAACAAGACAAGGATATTGAGCCAAACTATGAGCCAAGGTTGTAAGTCACTCATCACCCATGGACTGCATACCCTCATTGCTACATTTTTCACTTGAACAGTAAGTAGCAGCAGTGTTTGAATGAACAAAGCCCTACACTTGCAGGCACTGACCCATTGAAAAAGCAACCAGGTGGGGTGGGGGGGCTGAGAAATGTGCATCACAGCATTACTCCCATGTCATGGATCAAACCATTTCGTCCATCGGTTTCAGCAAGGTCAGGGCCCGTGACCCTGTCGATTTGTCTTACATCGATCATGCCTCTGCAACAATATCCTCAGTATCCAATTTTTACTAACAAATACTGTGCTTACAATTGAATCAATCTGATGCTAAGTAATCCAAAATTTGTCACACTTTGATACTGCATAGTTTGCAGATTTTATCATCATCTTTGTTATAGAAGTAATGTTAGTATTTTCCTGCTATCCAAACAAGGATATGGTTAAGGAATTAAGTGAGGATGGTAACAGGTTTACCAATCCCCAGTGGACGAAAATAAGCAAGGGCATCTATCTCCCtgttaaaattgtaaaaagtaaataaacaaaggTTTGTCTTGACAAGTAGGGTGCAGTTTAGGTGCAGTTTAGTTTCGGCTGTGTGGTACATGATGGCCTGCTATAGGGGTAGGCTTCCTGATTTCCTTTGTTTCCATGTTTACCAGAATGCCAGCATAGCAGGGCCACAGGATTTCCCCAATACAAAAGTTTTGTCCTTCACTTAGCTTTTCACCTTTATGCTACTCAGATGTAGGATTTCCCAGTACGTCCCTGAAGTCCACATTTCGATTTAGGATTTGATTGTCTCACAATGCCTCAGGATTTCCTCTCAAGATCTTCTCTACATGATAAGGATACGGTAacaaatatgttaaaatttaaattttttttttaaattcacttcaatgaaattcaaaattggtTAAAAACCCCGGATAATTCTCTATTTAGTTTGAAACCCTTATCTGATTATGAGTAGtttaatgattttcattttattcaaatattacattATTTGTGATTGCATGCGAAAAAACTCCTTATTTGGTTAGGATTgaaacattataaaaatatcgataattatgaatatattacatatgttttaatgaaaaatataataaattaataaaatttttcaaatattaagaGAAACTCTCAAAAATtatacaagaaataaaaataaacattttaatttttttaaatgatatatataatttatcatatttgataataatatcctccacatttattattaagttgcattatatattcttttataataatattatgataacaggtctaattttaaaatatatttaatattaaaattttgattattttaatttaaatgtattctatgatatgaaataaataataatatatataatttttaaattttaatatatatatatatatatatatatatatatatatatatatatatatatatatatatatatatatatatatatatatataaattatgtttttatatttttggtgataagctaaatcaaatgtaaaaaaaaaaataaaaaattagaattaatttatttaaaaaataaaaaaatcagtaaaatatcctaaaatattagTGATTCAtcagaaaaattttgaaaaacggGTGAAATATGGATAAAATATCCGAAAATATGGGTTGATGGATATATCTTCTTTTTATTGGGATCGACGGGTTATTTGGTTACTAGTTACTACATGAAGAAAAGTAATCCCCTATGGAACAATGCAGCATATCATCAAATAAACGTTCAATTCAATTCAAGTAatgattagaaaataaaaaactagaaCACAGACACACAAATTCTCCTAGTCTATGGTGCTATCGGTACGTAAGGGTTTATCCTCGAAAAGGGTAGCAATATCT
Proteins encoded in this window:
- the LOC117925437 gene encoding transcription repressor OFP8 — its product is MENRFKLRISRMFRGSFGSCRPRSMSDVIISDVMEKPVFVAHNQHQSFQMMEVSSPKPRPFPSMCRPRCPERCEMIERSCIVAQKVLPRRKVSERCSVFGCGDAEGRKCPPASPASPLNAFYNVQEFGSKEKRSKKKKKKKAHVKKNKIREINYMFSSSSADTNGGFVRGGWFSSEDEREDETETLFSSKSLSSDSSESQKRRSLRRNQRSRRRRGAINKGSCHQETNVLPLEGKVKDSFAVVKRSSDPYSDFRTSMVEMIVEKQIFAAKDLEQLLQCFLSLNSSHHHRIIIEVFTEIWEALFSNWS